The sequence below is a genomic window from Methanocellales archaeon.
CTTGACCATATGGAGAACCCTTTGCTAGTTCACCAAGTGGCAGCAGCTCATCATCACCGCCCAGTAATGAAAAGTACAGGTTCAGCGACTCTGCTACTGACCTTGCGACAAAGTTGATGAATGCTGCTGTATCGCCTAGATCCGCCTTTCGCAGCGTTTCATAATACTTTTTCCTCTCCTCCTTCCTCAACACAATGGGTAGATAGCCATACTTCATCAGATGCAAATTTGTGAGAAGCCTCGCAACTCGCCCATTGCCGTCGACAAATGGATGGGTGGCCACGATGCCATGATGGAGCAATGCTGCCGTAGTAACTGGGTCATGCGTTGACTTTTCTATGTCCTCCAAGAGCCCTCCCATCAGGTTAGGAACTTTCATATAACTTGGCGGTGTTTTGGCTGCACCAGTAATGCGAACGTTAGTGGTGCGGTACTTTCCGGCATCCTCTAAAATGCCTTTGGTCACAATTCCGTGAACTTCTTGAACGCTTTCATTTGTGAGGGGCTTTTTGCCCTCTGCAAGCTTCTCGATGTAGTCATAGGCCTCTGCAGTATTCGTCGCCTCTAAATGTTCCCTGAGACTTTTGCCCCCGATCGTAATGCCCTCCTCCAGAATGAGCTTGGTTTCACTGAGCGTTAGGGTGTTCCCTTCTATGGCATTGGAGTGATAGGTGTGAAGCAACCGCAGCTCTTCCCGCAGCTTTTTCACTGAATCCGCTGGCAGAGGCCGCATCTCGTCCAAACGCCTCATTTTCTCTCGTATCCTGTCAAAAATGTCTTTTCTTACGGTCTCGTTCATATAATTCACTCACTCCTGCATCTAAATATCGGTATCAGACAAATTTCCAATTAGCCGATATGAACAATGCAGTATAGTATGGATGGTATAAATTAATATCGGTATCGGGGCTAAAAATGGAGAGCCGATATTTTAGAAGATAAATCAGATATCCAAGGGCAACACAATATGCATCACTCTTCCATCCATTGAGATTTTATCCAGAGCTAACAGCGATTTGTCGAACGTCACCATCTTTCCGATGCCGTTTGATAGGAAGCTTGCCAGTATCAGGGAGTCCCTGCCACCCAAGCCATATTCCCTGCCAATGGAAAGACCTGTCCTTGTAATCCCTTTTGTCTGATTCAAGAACAGCGTCGTGTCCATGTCAACGTAATCGGTCAAAACATCCATTGCCTGGTCTCTGCCCCACTTTTGTGCGTACACAAGGGTATGATAGGCTTCATGGATAAGGGTCGGGTTGGTCGCAGCGTTTGCGTCAGCCAATCGCTCCGCATCCTTGTGGTCTGGATGCCCGGCATCCAAGAAAGACACCAAAACGTTTGTGTCTATCCCCAGATGCCCTTTATCTCCTCTGGCGTCGCCCATCTCGGCTCCCCGGTCCTTTTCGGATTGATTCCCTTCAGCTCTCTCATATTGCCTCTTTTCTTCCGCGAGGGCTTAAGGATTAAATCCCCGCCCTTCCTTTCAAAGGATATCACCGTGCCTTCCCTGATGCCGCACTGCTTCCTGAGATGCGCTGGGATCAGTATCCTGCCCTTGTCGTCCACAACTGCTTCTGCCATGGTTATTCCTATGTCAAATGCGCCTATTTAAATTTTCCCACATAATGGTGGGAAGGAGAGGTACAAAATTTGGCGACGATGAGGGAGGCATGAGAATAGATGAAGCGTGGGGGTGAATAGGGGGAGAACTAGCAGGGGTTGCTGGAGGATAAAGATAGTTTGTGAGAATGTAAGGTGATGCAATTTACTGGCAGTTATGGGTAAACAATATCAAATAAACACGGCATCTTCATTCGTTTTCTGCGGAAGATTAGTTATCTGAAGACCTGTTAGCGGATTATATGGAGTAATGATTGTAAATACATTCTCATCTTCAGAAATAGGTCTGACATACCCCCTAGAAATCAACATGTTGAATTGTGTTACACGTAATGGGACGAGGAGTAGGCCAGCTTCAATCCATTGCTTATCCTTATGCAACTTTATATATTTATCATAATACATCTCAGGCAAAACCTCGATTAACTGGTCAGTCCCTTCTATAACATCCTCTACCCAGTTACGGTAGACTCCAGCAATCGCGTGTTTATCAAAATCCTTCAGTTCTGGATAGTTTAAAGCGCGTTCAAACTCCTCACTTTCCTTTCTTTCATACCCATCAGCATAAACCATGTCTGCTACATCAATGAGATCTTTTTCTGTCAACACAGCATCTTGTAGCGGTTCTATATATTGGAGGGTCTTTTCAACAATTGATTTCGGATAAATATTTATTTTATTTACTTGCTCCCTCAATACAACTACAGTTTCAGGATCTCGTTTACCATATCGGTTCACACGCCCGAACCGCTGAATTAATGCATCGATCGGGGCTGGTTCGCTTAGGCAGGCATCATAATCTAAATTCAAACTGACCTCGACCACTTGAGTAGCAATGAGGATTCTTGGTTGCCGACTTAAGATCTTATCCTCAAGATTGCTTCGATCTCCCTGAGTAAAACGTGAATGAATTAATACTGGCATCTCAATATGGTATCTTCCTTCATGGATTCTATTGACAACGTATTCATAGACACTTTGTGCAGTCGAAACATGATTGCAGATGATTAATAATCTTTTGTCTGGAAAACGTTCCATAAAAGTATCGAGTTGTTCTAAAGCATTTCCGGGCCATATCTCAAGTATATGCCGCTTTTTGATGATGACTTCGTTGTCCATTGGCTTCGTCGGATCTGGTTCGATTATTGTCAGATCGGTGGGTAAATGCTCTTTGATAAGTTCTTGAAGAAACTCTGGCATTGTTGCTGATGCGAATAGAAACTTTGCGCCTAGAGGGTTTAGCCATTGAATCATCGCGAATATGAGTCCTATGATTCTCGGCTCATAAGCATGAATCTCATCAAAAATAAAGCATGCTCCTGGAAATTCTATCAAGGATTGCTCCCAACCACGCCCGCGTAATGCACTGCGTAGAATTTGATGTGGTGTGCATGTTCGGATCGGATAGTACATCTCCCGCGCAAGGTCTGCCAGAAGCTTTGCCTTGCCACCATCCTGTGATGTGTCTTCCTGAAGTTTATACAGATACGCCACATTTTTGTGATGGAGAAGCCCCACGTTTCTTTGACCATATATAGTCCGTAATGTGCTAAACATTGCGTTTATGCTTGCCGTATATGGCAGTACATAGAATAGACGTCCATTTTCAATTTGATTGCCAGCTGCCCATAAAAGGGAAGCTTTTGTTTTTCCAGAACCGGTGGGCGCTCTCAGAATAGCATCACCGCGAACAGCTCCAGAAACTAACTGAAATGGACGGGGCGATTCATCCTCTCTGAAAACCTGAAAATTCCTTAATGCAACTGGTAGCGGGGGACTCGTTTCATTAGCAGATGATAGATGATCTGAACTGGTCAGTGCACCCCGTAATAGTGCAGCATATCTCCGTTTATACTCTGGTATTTTTGCAGGTTGCCCATTTCTTGTCGAGCGGGATAACCACTCATACGATAGCCCTATATCTGCGATATCGGGAACTTTATCCAGTTCCCATTCCCGATGCTTTGTTT
It includes:
- a CDS encoding Fic family protein, producing the protein MNETVRKDIFDRIREKMRRLDEMRPLPADSVKKLREELRLLHTYHSNAIEGNTLTLSETKLILEEGITIGGKSLREHLEATNTAEAYDYIEKLAEGKKPLTNESVQEVHGIVTKGILEDAGKYRTTNVRITGAAKTPPSYMKVPNLMGGLLEDIEKSTHDPVTTAALLHHGIVATHPFVDGNGRVARLLTNLHLMKYGYLPIVLRKEERKKYYETLRKADLGDTAAFINFVARSVAESLNLYFSLLGGDDELLPLGELAKGSPYGQEYLSLLARRGVLDAVKVNGVWHATRGALKKHTSKKGR
- a CDS encoding type II toxin-antitoxin system VapC family toxin yields the protein MGDARGDKGHLGIDTNVLVSFLDAGHPDHKDAERLADANAATNPTLIHEAYHTLVYAQKWGRDQAMDVLTDYVDMDTTLFLNQTKGITRTGLSIGREYGLGGRDSLILASFLSNGIGKMVTFDKSLLALDKISMDGRVMHIVLPLDI
- a CDS encoding AbrB/MazE/SpoVT family DNA-binding domain-containing protein, encoding MAEAVVDDKGRILIPAHLRKQCGIREGTVISFERKGGDLILKPSRKKRGNMRELKGINPKRTGEPRWATPEEIKGIWG
- the cas3 gene encoding CRISPR-associated helicase Cas3', yielding MAKSDGKTTLFNHLLDCAKVASSIADGAPFDSGYREKLKKDLLFCAIVHDVGKSASGFQDVMYKQAKNWSGRRHEILSTAFAATFYNVKEELLFAVLTHHRNILPDAATINEKTLPEHQMLFKGDLDNIQPVYEDMRGEWYERSKDLLNVWNRVCRETKHREWELDKVPDIADIGLSYEWLSRSTRNGQPAKIPEYKRRYAALLRGALTSSDHLSSANETSPPLPVALRNFQVFREDESPRPFQLVSGAVRGDAILRAPTGSGKTKASLLWAAGNQIENGRLFYVLPYTASINAMFSTLRTIYGQRNVGLLHHKNVAYLYKLQEDTSQDGGKAKLLADLAREMYYPIRTCTPHQILRSALRGRGWEQSLIEFPGACFIFDEIHAYEPRIIGLIFAMIQWLNPLGAKFLFASATMPEFLQELIKEHLPTDLTIIEPDPTKPMDNEVIIKKRHILEIWPGNALEQLDTFMERFPDKRLLIICNHVSTAQSVYEYVVNRIHEGRYHIEMPVLIHSRFTQGDRSNLEDKILSRQPRILIATQVVEVSLNLDYDACLSEPAPIDALIQRFGRVNRYGKRDPETVVVLREQVNKINIYPKSIVEKTLQYIEPLQDAVLTEKDLIDVADMVYADGYERKESEEFERALNYPELKDFDKHAIAGVYRNWVEDVIEGTDQLIEVLPEMYYDKYIKLHKDKQWIEAGLLLVPLRVTQFNMLISRGYVRPISEDENVFTIITPYNPLTGLQITNLPQKTNEDAVFI